AAGAGACTCTTTCGATCAACGATCAGCGAGAAGCAGGCGCAGAAGTAGAGTCTTTCACGCGTATTTCACGTGCTCAGCCTGTCTGGTCGAACGATCAATCGCCGCCGCCGGTGTCTTGAAAGTAGGCGTCCTGGAACAGCCGTTCTTCCCGCAGGTTGTGAGACTGCAGCTGTTCCATCCAGCCCGCGAGATCGCGTTTCAGCTCAAAAGCGTGGGCATGGAACGAGCCGGGACCCTGAAGTCGGTCGTAGAGCTCCTGCAGCTGCTCGCAGAGTGTGGTCTGTTCGACCTCGAGCCGCTTGACGTTGGAATCCGCTTCCGGGCATTCCAGCAGCAGGGAATTCAGATAGCCGTCCCGGGAACGGAGCGCGAATTCTCGCGGCACGGTACGGAGCAGGGCTTCGACAATCGCCGTCAGCCATCTGCGGGTTTCCTCGGTCGATTCTTCTTCGAGCACGTCTCGAAGATCCCCGAGAAGAATGTACTCGAGATCGCTGAGCTGCTGGAGATTGAGCAGTTTCAGTCGCTCGAGATCGGCATTATCGATCGCCATGCAACACCTCCCTCAGGCCGGGTACGTCGGTGAATTGCGACGCCAGGTCAGCTTCGCCCGCCAGTTTTCTTATTCTGCCCGTGAACTCTGGGTGTGTCAAAGGGTTTTCTCGGTCAATTTCAGGGCAAGAAGTTTTCTGCTCTCGACGGCGAAAACTACGGGTTTGTACTTATTTTTTGGTAGTCAAATAGGGGTTTTCCGGATCTTGGGATTAGTCCTAGTTTTCTAGGATTTCCTATTGTATCAGATGGGAATGATGATATTCTGCTACGGCTTTTCTCGGGATGATGCAAAATTGCGTCGTTTTGAGGGGCTCTGAACCGGGATGCGGGCTCTTTGCCTGGATTCGGAGCTCAGCAAGGGATCCCTGCTGCAGCGAAACGCCGGGTCGGCCAAACCGGGTGTTTCCACAGGAAACGTTCATCTCCTGGCGGTCTGCTGACTGTCTGTCGACGACGGTCGGTGTTCGCGAACGAACGGGCTCAACTCTCGGAGTGGCGGAATTCTTCGCTTCGCTCCAAAAAACACATCTCCATGTTCAGAAAAAAAGAGGAACCCCCAACTATGATGCGTGCATTGCTGCATGACGAAAGCGGATTCATTGTCTCCGCTGAGCTGGTGCTCATCGCCACGATCCTGGTCATCGGCCTGATCGTCGGACTGAGCTCGATTCAACACGCCGTCGTCGCTGAACTGAACGACGTTGGCGACGCCATCGGACGCCTGAATCAGTCTTACTGGTTCTCCGGATTCTCTTCGGTAAAGAATGGCGGTAACGGCCTCAAGGCCTACACCCGCGGTTCGGCCTTCCAGGACGAAACTGACGACTGCGACAACGATCAGTGCGACATCGCCTGCGATGTTCCCGTCAACGAAGGTCCAAAGCGGATCTAGTCTGACCTGACGTTGAACAACGACTGAATACAGCCGGTCGGGAAGCCAGTCTTCCCGGCCGGTTTTTTTGCGTTCACAGGTGGATCCCCCGCCATATCCGCTACGACTTGAACAGTTCGCAGAACCTCTATACGTAGTTGTTCGCGAATTTTGCTTGGTTGGCACTCAATTCCGTGTCGATGACTTCAATGGCGTTGAATTCTTCACCGAATAGGACGCCGCAATCACTGCCTGACCCAGCTAGTAAGGTCGAACTCGCCGCCATCGCTTCCCCCCTCAAAGCGATGGCGGCGTCGTTTCGTTACGGGCCTCATGAAATCGATCTTCGTCTCCGAGTTTCTCTGTAGCGGAGCCCTTTCCGAACAGGATCTTCCTGAGTCACTGACCAGCGAAGGCCAGGCGATGCTTGCCGCCGTCTGCGAAGACTTGCTCCGCACGGGACGTTATCACGTTTGCACGACGCTCGATGAGCGGGCGTGGCCGGATTGCCCCCAGGCGATCGAGTTCGTGCGGGTGAAGTCGTCTTCCGAGGAATGGGGCTGCTTTCAGAAGCTCGCCCAGCGCTCGACCGCGACACTGGTCATCGCTCCCGAACTGGGGCAGGAACTCGAACGCCGTGTCACCTGGCTCGAGGCGGTGCAGCGGAACAGCACGATGTCGTTTTCGCCGACTGTCTCGTTAACATCCGACAAACTACGGTTTGGTCAATGGTGTGAGGAACGGGGAATCGCGACTCTCCCGGTGAGCATCGTTGCGGACGATGGTCTTTCTGCGATCGACTGGGCCCAGCCGCACATGATCAAGCCTCGCTATGGAGCCGGAGCGACCGCGACTGTTCGAGTCGAAAGCCAGGCTGCGGCGAAACGATTCCTGGAGAACGAGCAACATCGTGAGTTCGGGCCCTTCATCATTCAGCCCTGGCTCGATGCGATGCCCCTTTCAATTGCCGGGGTCGTCTGTCCGCAAACGGGCCGCCGACAGTGGGGGCCGCTGGGACGCCAGAAATTCGCGGACGGCCATTACAGCGGAGGCACGATTCCCTTTCCCTGTCCAGCCACCGCTGACGCATTCGGGATCATCGAACAGGTTTGCGACCAGCTGCCGGGACTTCGAGGCTGGATTGGCTTCGACTTCCTTTATTCGACGTCAGCATCCCCGCCCCTGCAGCTTCTGGAGGTAAATCCGCGGATGACGACCAGCTATCTGGGGTATCGCCAGCTCACCGAGACCCCCCTGGCGGAACTGATGCTGGGATTTGGACAGAGCAAAGAAGTGAGGTGGCGCCCCGGGACCGTCGACTTCTCCGCAGTACCGTAGAGCCGCCGGTGTCGTTGCCGGAGATCATTTCGCCCATCCGAGGAGATCGGGTAGAATCGGCGCTCGATGCTTTGCTTTGCGAGTCCCAAACCGACTGAACGTTCATGCCGTTTGTAGTGCGGAAAGACCTGGAGTTCTTTCGTCTGGAAGGGGAAACTTCCCCGACCTGGGTCGTTCGAGATCCGTTAACTGGCGACTGCTTTCGACTCGGTGCGGAAGAACACTATCTGCTTCGTGCTTTTCAGGAATCGCAGAACCGTCATGAGATTGTCGAATCGTTCGCGGCTCGATTTCAGGGGCGCGTGCTCCAACCGGCAGAACTCGAATCCCTGTTCGCCGAATGGGTCCGGCATCGTTTTGTGCTGACCTCGCAGCCAGCCGCCCGTTCCGCCACCTCCGGCGGGTCTCGTGCATTCCGGTGGAATCCCCTGGCAATTCGCTTTCGCGGCTGGAATCCCCAATCGTTTCTGGAGCAGACCGAGCCCTGGGTTCAGGTCTTCTTTTCTCGTACGTTTCGCGCCTTCTCCCTCTTGGTCATGGTCGCAGCTCTGCTGGCTGCTTTGACGGAGTTTCGGGCCATCACGTGGGAGCTGGCCGAATTGCCGCGACTGTTTACCCCCCAGCTGGTTCTCCTCGCGGTGGGGACGCTGTTCGTCTGCCGGGCACTGCACGAATTGGGGCATGCTTTCAGCTGCCGCCGGCACGGAGGGGCCTGCCCGGAAATGGGCGTTATGCTGCTGGCCTTTGTCCCCTGCCTGTATTGCAATGTGACGGATGCCTGGACGTTCCCCCGTCGCAGTCAGCGGGCGGCTGTGAGCGGAGCGGGCATTCTTGTCGATCTGTGGATTGCCTCCATCGCTTTACTCTTGTGGAGTGTCAGCGAGCCTGGGATTTTTCACAGTCTCTGTCTCCTCGTCGCGGTGACGGGTTCGGTCAATTCACTGTTACTCAACGGCAATCCGCTGATGAGATATGATGGCTACTTTCTGTTGAGTGACTTCACCGGCATCCCGAATCTGCGAGCCGAATCGACGCACCAGTCGCGGCGGGTTTTGTGGCGAACATTGCTGGGGCCTCGGCAAAAGCCGGTCGAAGAGTTCTCGCCGGGACTGGCCGTCTATGGGTTCGCGTCCACGGTTTACCTGTGGCTGATCGTCGGGCTTATTCTGTATGGCATCCATGTGTTGCTGCAGCCGTTCCGGCTCGAAGTGTTGGCCATGCTGCTTGGCGTGATTGTGATTCCTCCGATGCTGTTTGGTGGGTGGATTGGGCTGCGGCGGGAATACACACAGGAAGTGCAGCTAAGACACGGCTCCAAGTTTCGCAGAGGAACCGTTGGAGCCGGAGTTGCCATCGCTGCGGTCGCGTTGTTATTCGTCCCGTTTCCCCGCTGGATTCCAGGAACCGGAGTTCTGCGCCCCGGCAGTGCCCAACTCCTGTTTGCTCCGGCTGCAGGCGTTGTCGAGCAGATGCCTTCTTCCGGGAAGCGGGTCGATTCCGGAGACACCCTCATCGTTCTGGACGACCCGGATTCCCTGCTCGAGTTGCAGGGGCTGAAACGGCGGCTCGACGTGGCGGACCGTCGGGAAGAAGCGATCTTCCGCAAGCAGACGCAACTGGACGATGCCGCGGCGGCCATTCAGCTTTCCCGCGAGTTGCGGCTCGCGATCAATCAGCAGATCGCTCAGGTGAAGGAACGACAGGCCCGACTGCGGATGGCTGCGGACGCGGAGGGCACATTCGTTTCACTGAGCGGGAACGATGACTTTTCGCCCCTCATCGCCGTGCCCGCCCTGAAGGGCATGCCGGAAGGTCAGGCCGTCTCAACGGGGTCCGTTCTGGGGATGGTCGTTCAGCCGGAAGGTGCGGAGGTTCTGCTGACGATTCCGGAACACTGGTCGCGAGAGGTCTCCATCGGACAGCAGGTGTGCGTGTATGTGCCGGAACTCGGGGGACGGTTCATGGACGGGAGAATCACCGATCTGGCGGCATCGACATCCCGGCCATTCGAAGAAGCGACGACGCCCGACTACGAGATCCTGCAGCGTTATCAGCAACAGCGACCGGGAGCGGAGTCGTCCCCTCATCTTCTGGCGACGGTTCAACTCACCTCGGAAGCCGACTATCCGCTGACATTTTTTCAGATCTGCCCCTCGCGAATCGAAGTCGCGCCGGCTTCTTTGCTGACTCGGACGGTCCAGTTTTTCCAGCGAACATTTCCCGGCACGATTTGAATTGGGAGTTTCTCGCCGACTCGCTTTTCATTCGGAGCGCGAGCCGTATTATTGCGCGTTATGAAACTTCGGCTGACCAATCTCGAACTTCCCGTCCTTGAAAGCGAACAGTCCCTTCCGGAACTGATTTGCCAGCGGCTCAACATCCGCGCCGAAGAACTCGGCTCGTGGCGAATCCTGCGGAAGAGCCTGGACGCGCGGAACCGTTACAGTCTGCATTTCGTGTATTCGGTGGCCGTCGATTTGAATGGGGATCGCTCTCCTTCGCGAATGACGCACTTGCCAGGAGTCATC
The genomic region above belongs to Rubinisphaera margarita and contains:
- a CDS encoding ATP-grasp domain-containing protein, yielding MKSIFVSEFLCSGALSEQDLPESLTSEGQAMLAAVCEDLLRTGRYHVCTTLDERAWPDCPQAIEFVRVKSSSEEWGCFQKLAQRSTATLVIAPELGQELERRVTWLEAVQRNSTMSFSPTVSLTSDKLRFGQWCEERGIATLPVSIVADDGLSAIDWAQPHMIKPRYGAGATATVRVESQAAAKRFLENEQHREFGPFIIQPWLDAMPLSIAGVVCPQTGRRQWGPLGRQKFADGHYSGGTIPFPCPATADAFGIIEQVCDQLPGLRGWIGFDFLYSTSASPPLQLLEVNPRMTTSYLGYRQLTETPLAELMLGFGQSKEVRWRPGTVDFSAVP